A window of the Juglans microcarpa x Juglans regia isolate MS1-56 chromosome 5D, Jm3101_v1.0, whole genome shotgun sequence genome harbors these coding sequences:
- the LOC121266300 gene encoding cysteine-rich repeat secretory protein 38-like: MSSSHIELTSSIYLILMTFALLLQTIFGASPLYHFCSTSRNFTSNDPYESNLKKLLSVLNYKTPPQGFALASLGKYQYQTHGLALCRGDVNATECMTCVNEASNEIHKRCPYNEGAIIWYDNCLLKYMNKGFFGQIDNENKFYMLNVRNVSINPKVFNQKTRDLLSRLSKEASSTPKLYAVGEGEMGDQSKKLYGLAQCTRDLSSTNCFKCLEGAIDELPRCCDGKEGGRVVGGSCNIRYEIYPFVN, translated from the coding sequence atgtcttcctcacATATTGAGTTAACCTCCTCCATCTACCTGATCCTCATGACTTTCGCCCTCCTTCTCCAAACCATCTTTGGAGCCAGCCCTCTCTACCATTTCTGCTCAACCTCTCGGAACTTTACAAGCAATGACCCATACGAATCAAACCTAAAAAAGCTCTTGAGTGTTCTGAACTACAAAACTCCTCCTCAGGGTTTTGCTCTTGCTTCTTTGGGTAAGTATCAATACCAAACTCACGGTCTTGCTCTCTGTCGAGGTGATGTTAATGCCACGGAATGCATGACTTGTGTTAACGAGGCCAGCAACGAAATTCACAAACGCTGCCCATATAATGAAGGTGCAATTATCTGGTACGATAATTGTCTTTTGAAGTACATGAACAAAGGTTTCTTCGGCCAGATCGATAACGAAAACAAGTTCTACATGTTGAACGTGAGAAATGTAAGTATTAATCCCAAAGTATTTAACCAAAAAACCAGGGATTTGTTGAGCCGACTTTCCAAGGAAGCGTCTAGCACCCCAAAACTGTATGCAGTTGGAGAGGGAGAGATGGGAGATCAATCGAAGAAACTCTACGGTTTGGCACAATGCACAAGGGACCTTTCGAGCACTAATTGTTTCAAGTGTCTTGAGGGTGCAATTGATGAACTTCCTCGGTGTTGTGATGGGAAAGAAGGAGGGAGGGTAGTTGGGGGAAGCTGTAATATTAGATACGAGATTTACccatttgttaattaa